In Dioscorea cayenensis subsp. rotundata cultivar TDr96_F1 unplaced genomic scaffold, TDr96_F1_v2_PseudoChromosome.rev07_lg8_w22 25.fasta BLBR01000432.1, whole genome shotgun sequence, a genomic segment contains:
- the LOC120254381 gene encoding pentatricopeptide repeat-containing protein At2g21090-like produces the protein MACKAANSSIIELSISMIEQCITKKNLSLGKLIHGRLLKSALTLHTLLANRLLDMYSKCGTFDHAQALFDEMPHRNHQSWNTIIGALSHAGHLHAARQLFDEMPERNLVSFNTMISSLAHSGHQMEALSLFRRLRRDSMVDEKMDRFTVVAVAMACARLEDLHAVRQLHAAVVVSGLEMNLIMPNVMIDAYGKCGYAEASSSLFDRMGLRDVVSWTSLIGAYTRANQLEKGLSSVRKNACQKLGIMDGVDFRERATRT, from the coding sequence ATGGCTTGCAAAGCCGCCAATTCGAGCATCATCGAGCTCAGTATCTCCATGATCGAGCAATGCATCACCAAGAAAAACCTCAGCCTCGGCAAGCTTATCCATGGCCGCCTCCTGAAGAGCGCGCTTACTCTCCACACCCTCCTCGCCAACCGGCTTCTTGATATGTACTCCAAGTGCGGCACTTTCGACCACGCCCAAGCACTGTTCGATGAAATGCCCCACAGGAATCACCAGTCTTGGAACACCATTATCGGAGCTTTATCTCATGCCGGGCACCTTCATGCCGCTCGGCAATTGTTCGACGAAATGCCTGAACGAAACCTCGTCAGCTTCAACACTATGATCTCAAGCCTAGCACACTCCGGGCATCAAATGGAAGCTCTATCTCTCTTTCGCCGACTGCGAAGAGATAGCATGGTTGATGAGAAGATGGATAGATTCACCGTTGTCGCTGTCGCAATGGCGTGCGCTAGGTTGGAAGATCTCCACGCTGTACGGCAGCTTCACGCGGCCGTGGTTGTTTCTGGGCTGGAGATGAACCTTATAATGCCCAACGTGATGATCGATGCCTACGGGAAGTGCGGCTATGCAGAGGCTTCGTCTTCTCTCTTCGATCGAATGGGACTGAGAGATGTCGTCTCGTGGACATCGTTGATCGGAGCATACACGCGAGCAAACCAGCTCGAAAAAGGCTTGTCAAGTGTTCGAAAGAATGCCTGTCAGAAACTCGGTATCATGGACGGCGTTGATTTCAGGGAACGAGCAACACGGACATGA